One genomic segment of Bremerella sp. JC817 includes these proteins:
- a CDS encoding MoxR family ATPase: MSESEFAASAIEKISVARARILEQLGQVIVGQSDVIEELLICLMSRGHCLLEGAPGLAKTLMISTLSKVLELSFSRIQFTPDLMPADITGTEIIEENKSTGSREFRFLQGPLFSHVILADEINRTPPKTQAALLEAMQERTVTVGRVRHELADPFFVLATQNPIEQEGTYPLPEAQQDRFMFKVFVKYPTFDDEFEIARRTTAKQSVKLEPVLTAEELIELQSLVRDVPVSDHVIRYAITLVRQTRVGEPGIPEFVKEMLSWGAGPRSVQFLILGGKARALLNGRTHVSTDDIQALAKPVLRHRIVLNYGAESEGVSADDVIDRILQETPAKEDQLTSDARFQKIFAS; the protein is encoded by the coding sequence ATGTCCGAATCTGAGTTCGCCGCATCGGCGATCGAGAAAATATCTGTCGCGCGTGCGCGAATCCTCGAACAGTTGGGGCAGGTGATCGTCGGCCAGTCGGACGTCATCGAAGAGCTCCTGATCTGCTTGATGAGCCGCGGCCATTGTCTGTTGGAAGGCGCCCCAGGTCTGGCCAAGACGCTGATGATCAGCACCTTATCGAAGGTGCTCGAGCTGAGCTTCAGCCGCATCCAGTTCACGCCTGACCTGATGCCGGCCGATATCACCGGTACCGAAATCATCGAAGAGAACAAATCGACCGGTTCTCGCGAGTTCCGCTTTCTGCAGGGTCCGCTGTTTTCGCACGTGATCCTGGCGGACGAAATCAACCGTACGCCTCCGAAGACGCAAGCCGCGCTGCTGGAAGCGATGCAGGAACGGACCGTCACCGTCGGCCGTGTCCGTCACGAACTGGCCGATCCATTCTTCGTGCTGGCCACCCAGAACCCGATCGAACAGGAAGGGACTTACCCGCTGCCGGAAGCGCAGCAGGACCGCTTTATGTTCAAGGTGTTCGTGAAGTATCCAACCTTCGACGACGAATTCGAGATCGCTCGTCGCACCACCGCCAAGCAGTCGGTCAAACTGGAACCAGTGCTGACAGCGGAAGAACTGATCGAACTGCAAAGCCTGGTTCGCGATGTTCCTGTTTCCGATCACGTGATTCGCTATGCGATCACCCTCGTTCGTCAGACCCGTGTCGGCGAACCCGGCATTCCTGAGTTCGTCAAGGAAATGCTGTCTTGGGGTGCTGGTCCGCGTAGCGTTCAGTTCCTTATCCTGGGCGGCAAAGCCCGGGCTCTGCTCAATGGCCGCACGCATGTCTCGACCGATGACATCCAAGCGCTGGCCAAACCCGTTTTGCGGCACCGCATTGTGCTGAACTACGGCGCGGAAAGTGAAGGAGTGTCGGCCGACGATGTGATCGATCGGATTCTGCAGGAAACGCCCGCCAAAGAGGATCAGCTAACCAGCGATGCCCGATTCCAAAAAATATTTGCATCCTGA
- a CDS encoding PQQ-binding-like beta-propeller repeat protein — MAALVASPQLAHAQFSTPGQEQIDLESSFFLPIPREARLQMERIQEAAQKEQWTDAAQNLIAILAGESSEDFLVPLTEKKQTTSSSIKTATLEMVRKLPPQVLEAYDLLVGGEPDALLQEALITNDPRRLSEVSRRFLFTPAGEKASIILARKAMDSRQWEGALLELKRLDFKPEKSRKYKNETDLMRAVCLREVGDKEEAKAIVAQLKDDQSLRKLLPGMKIVGSTSPEQILDQLSQVTASSEFPPYAWTMFQGSESRTAPSRGSEPLQEIQWIARMAQSRQQQDEIRQSMQRFQDNRVSVFPAIHPVVVANQVIFRTPAGLLATDIQSGKVLWKYPWDNIDLDLPQQEQDLLTNIFPGLGREFERAIWADARSGHLSSDGKRLFYVHDEQPPGDNLSVLLANRGLQPMSGLFSGQQNHLYCFDIEREGAVLWQIGGASSEEDNPDDQLSETRFLGPPLPLGKDLLILAGVIDEIRLLCLDAETGKVNWTQQLARQTSSGGADVFETYLQAASPSHKGGILVCPTNSGSVVAVDLSNRTLLWGFQYKEPDRNRPGIRNSRRDQSSDFMALADRWNDGTPLIHQGKVLVTPTDADYLYCIDLLTGEKLWERPRRDNVALATVTDKLALVVGKTSVTGVDIETGDSLWSSGDVSLPDQSLPSGYGFRLDEKYYLPTSQNQIIPITLADGKLGEPIEAVGELGNLVCYKDYVISVSPEFVTAYKQIDALRREVTVRLAKNGNDAEALRMLGKLQKHDGDLAGALASLQSSIDIEPSEETRTQLVSTGLAALGQDFSKFQDVVPQLEGLVESLDEKIALARLTARGMDAEGLNDEALTRYFAFLDLTDEYLSSQVVPNELLIHDFDPMVEASADRWARGKISMLRDKMTEEERKRADAAVQERLKKILAADAGNRSQLARFVNRFPRFPAASEARLKLAEELYAKGLILQGEAVVRTLMDQGIELDKLGPLVYQQASGLKKSGLENESAQWFKQISGPFSGVAVDGSRTGRQVAALQQWDPVAADIVRDKPLWPYASAEVEVKEHQNQGFSRVDYPIRLKEQNDQYRTNYSLLLDSEANLIIVRDEFGNPTVRIPFTTQSGRKLYQPQIGALHAQQFGHLLVMSLGSELQAFNMMPNLPSDDSSRLLWNADLQNGMGGANRRTREFDVYTKKSNPFAEMDRTARDVTTHKAIGQFAGDHDLICYQIGGRLICRDPLSGVTYWERMGVPMGSELVVTDKHIIAIPEDDERERGELGDVVTAQVISADNGELLSTVELPSSDRIWTVREGVVVVWQKATGDGPQGLEGYEAATGKLLWTQTFEAGSSPKGVLLNRKPWFATLDKSGKMQVINILDGKVVYANQLPRDGEAIQLKAVESDDQFLLAVYRDINPRPHFRSIPYDNSETLLRGEVYAIETETGKMLWNQPALVHDNYLLETFQSSGLPVVAMVARLHRPDARTPQMNSALEVLLLDKRDGRVLFRQEFSELSVTFALTGNPSDLSVQVELAALEVNLKFDPDQPNVPAPPAATEIDFSYPPQADETSN; from the coding sequence TTGGCAGCCCTCGTAGCGTCGCCTCAACTGGCCCACGCCCAGTTCTCGACGCCCGGCCAAGAGCAGATCGACCTCGAGTCGTCGTTCTTTCTGCCGATCCCACGAGAAGCTCGCCTGCAGATGGAGCGGATCCAAGAGGCGGCTCAAAAAGAACAGTGGACCGATGCCGCCCAGAACCTGATCGCGATTCTGGCGGGCGAAAGCTCGGAGGACTTTCTGGTTCCACTGACCGAAAAGAAACAAACCACTTCCAGCAGCATCAAGACCGCCACGCTCGAGATGGTCCGCAAACTGCCGCCGCAAGTTCTCGAAGCGTACGACCTGCTGGTCGGCGGCGAGCCTGACGCCTTGCTGCAAGAGGCACTGATCACGAACGACCCGCGTAGGCTGTCGGAAGTCTCGCGACGGTTCTTGTTCACACCGGCGGGCGAGAAGGCCTCGATTATCCTGGCCCGCAAAGCGATGGACTCCCGGCAGTGGGAAGGGGCGCTGCTCGAGCTGAAACGCCTTGATTTCAAGCCTGAAAAGTCTCGCAAATACAAAAACGAAACCGACCTGATGCGGGCCGTTTGCCTGCGAGAGGTGGGCGACAAAGAAGAAGCCAAAGCGATCGTTGCTCAGTTGAAAGACGATCAGTCGCTCCGCAAGCTGCTTCCTGGCATGAAGATTGTCGGCAGCACTTCGCCGGAACAAATTCTGGATCAGCTTTCCCAGGTCACGGCTTCGTCTGAGTTCCCTCCGTACGCCTGGACGATGTTCCAAGGCTCGGAATCGCGCACTGCACCTTCCCGCGGTAGCGAACCGCTGCAAGAGATCCAGTGGATCGCCCGCATGGCGCAAAGCCGGCAGCAGCAAGACGAGATCCGGCAGTCGATGCAGCGATTCCAGGACAATCGCGTGTCGGTCTTCCCAGCAATCCATCCGGTGGTGGTCGCCAACCAGGTGATCTTCCGCACACCGGCCGGCTTATTGGCCACCGATATCCAAAGCGGCAAAGTGCTGTGGAAGTATCCCTGGGATAACATCGACCTCGACTTGCCGCAGCAAGAACAAGACCTGCTGACAAACATCTTCCCAGGCCTCGGTCGCGAATTTGAACGAGCCATTTGGGCTGATGCCCGCTCTGGCCACCTTTCGTCGGACGGCAAGCGGTTGTTCTACGTTCACGACGAACAGCCACCTGGCGACAACCTGAGTGTCCTGCTGGCCAACCGTGGCTTGCAGCCGATGTCGGGGCTGTTCTCCGGTCAGCAGAATCACCTCTACTGCTTCGACATCGAGCGCGAAGGAGCCGTTCTCTGGCAGATTGGCGGTGCCTCCAGCGAAGAAGACAACCCTGATGATCAGCTATCTGAAACGCGTTTCCTCGGTCCGCCACTTCCGCTAGGCAAAGACCTGCTGATCCTGGCAGGCGTGATCGACGAAATTCGTCTGCTTTGCCTCGATGCCGAAACGGGCAAGGTGAACTGGACGCAGCAACTGGCTCGTCAGACCAGCAGCGGCGGTGCTGACGTGTTTGAAACCTATCTTCAGGCCGCATCCCCTTCGCACAAGGGTGGCATCCTGGTATGTCCGACGAACTCGGGCTCGGTGGTGGCGGTCGACTTGTCGAACCGTACTTTGCTGTGGGGTTTTCAGTACAAAGAACCCGATCGCAACCGTCCTGGCATTCGCAACTCGCGACGCGATCAGTCGAGCGACTTCATGGCCCTGGCCGACCGCTGGAACGATGGCACGCCGCTGATTCATCAGGGGAAGGTCCTCGTCACGCCAACCGATGCCGACTACCTCTACTGCATCGACCTGCTCACCGGCGAGAAGCTGTGGGAACGCCCACGTCGCGATAACGTGGCTTTGGCTACGGTCACCGACAAACTCGCTTTGGTGGTCGGTAAGACCTCGGTCACCGGCGTTGATATCGAAACCGGCGACTCGCTGTGGAGTTCCGGTGACGTCAGCCTACCGGACCAGTCGCTTCCAAGCGGTTATGGTTTCCGCCTTGATGAAAAGTACTACCTGCCGACCTCGCAGAATCAGATCATCCCGATCACCCTTGCCGACGGCAAGCTGGGCGAACCGATCGAAGCGGTCGGCGAACTCGGCAATCTGGTCTGCTACAAAGATTACGTGATCTCGGTCAGCCCAGAGTTTGTCACCGCGTACAAGCAGATCGATGCCCTCCGCCGCGAGGTGACGGTTCGCTTGGCGAAGAACGGCAACGACGCCGAAGCCCTGCGAATGCTGGGCAAGCTGCAAAAGCATGATGGCGACCTGGCAGGGGCGTTGGCCTCGCTGCAAAGTTCGATCGATATCGAACCTTCTGAGGAAACCCGTACCCAGCTCGTCTCAACCGGACTGGCAGCCTTGGGCCAAGACTTCTCGAAGTTCCAAGACGTCGTGCCGCAACTGGAAGGCCTCGTCGAATCGCTGGACGAAAAGATCGCCCTGGCACGTTTGACGGCCCGTGGAATGGACGCGGAAGGCTTGAATGACGAAGCGTTGACGCGTTACTTCGCCTTCCTCGATCTGACCGACGAATACCTCAGCTCGCAGGTCGTTCCCAACGAACTGCTGATCCATGACTTCGATCCAATGGTCGAAGCCAGCGCCGATCGCTGGGCCCGTGGCAAGATCAGCATGCTGCGTGACAAGATGACCGAAGAAGAGCGGAAGCGTGCCGACGCCGCCGTGCAAGAACGCCTAAAGAAGATCTTGGCGGCCGATGCCGGAAACCGTTCGCAGTTGGCCCGCTTCGTCAACCGCTTCCCACGTTTCCCCGCCGCGAGCGAGGCCCGTTTGAAACTGGCCGAAGAGCTTTACGCGAAGGGTCTGATTCTGCAGGGTGAAGCGGTCGTCCGGACGCTGATGGATCAAGGCATCGAGCTCGATAAGCTTGGCCCGCTCGTTTATCAGCAAGCCTCTGGTCTGAAGAAGTCGGGCCTGGAGAACGAATCAGCCCAATGGTTCAAGCAGATCTCCGGTCCGTTCAGTGGCGTCGCTGTCGATGGCAGTCGCACCGGTCGCCAGGTCGCAGCCTTGCAGCAGTGGGATCCGGTCGCCGCCGATATCGTTCGCGACAAACCGCTCTGGCCGTATGCTTCCGCCGAAGTGGAAGTGAAAGAACATCAGAATCAGGGCTTCAGCCGGGTCGATTATCCGATCCGCCTGAAAGAACAAAACGACCAATACCGCACGAACTATTCGCTGCTCTTGGATAGCGAAGCGAACTTGATCATCGTGCGCGATGAATTCGGCAACCCAACGGTTCGCATTCCGTTCACCACGCAAAGTGGCCGGAAGTTGTACCAGCCGCAGATTGGTGCGTTGCATGCCCAACAGTTTGGTCACCTGCTGGTGATGTCGCTGGGAAGCGAACTGCAGGCCTTCAACATGATGCCCAACCTCCCGAGCGATGACTCGTCGCGTCTGCTGTGGAACGCCGACCTGCAAAATGGCATGGGTGGGGCGAATCGCCGTACGCGTGAATTCGATGTCTATACGAAGAAATCGAACCCGTTCGCTGAAATGGACCGGACTGCCCGGGATGTGACCACGCATAAAGCGATCGGCCAGTTCGCCGGCGACCATGATCTGATTTGCTACCAGATCGGCGGCCGGCTGATCTGCCGCGATCCACTTTCCGGAGTGACCTATTGGGAACGCATGGGAGTTCCGATGGGAAGCGAACTGGTGGTGACCGACAAGCACATCATTGCCATTCCGGAAGACGACGAACGCGAACGAGGCGAACTCGGCGACGTCGTCACCGCCCAGGTCATCTCTGCCGACAACGGCGAACTGCTTTCGACAGTTGAACTACCTAGTTCCGATCGGATCTGGACGGTTCGCGAAGGGGTGGTCGTGGTCTGGCAGAAGGCAACCGGCGATGGTCCTCAAGGCCTGGAAGGGTACGAAGCCGCAACTGGCAAGCTGCTCTGGACGCAAACCTTCGAGGCAGGGTCGTCCCCGAAAGGTGTCCTGCTCAACCGTAAGCCATGGTTTGCCACGCTCGACAAATCAGGCAAGATGCAGGTCATCAACATCCTCGATGGCAAAGTGGTCTACGCGAACCAGCTTCCACGCGACGGCGAAGCCATTCAATTGAAAGCGGTGGAATCAGACGATCAGTTCCTGCTGGCCGTTTATCGCGACATCAATCCGCGACCTCATTTCCGCAGTATTCCGTATGACAATAGCGAGACGTTGCTGCGAGGCGAGGTCTATGCGATTGAAACCGAAACGGGAAAGATGCTGTGGAACCAGCCGGCCTTGGTGCACGACAACTACTTGCTGGAAACCTTCCAGTCGAGTGGCTTGCCAGTGGTTGCCATGGTGGCTCGATTGCATCGCCCCGATGCGCGGACCCCGCAAATGAACTCGGCCCTGGAAGTCCTGCTGCTCGACAAGCGTGACGGACGTGTCCTGTTCCGCCAAGAGTTCAGTGAGCTGAGCGTGACCTTCGCCTTGACCGGGAATCCCAGTGACCTGAGCGTTCAGGTAGAATTGGCCGCACTCGAGGTCAACTTGAAGTTCGATCCCGACCAACCGAATGTCCCGGCCCCACCGGCAGCCACGGAGATTGACTTTTCCTACCCCCCTCAAGCGGATGAAACGTCTAATTAA
- a CDS encoding HU family DNA-binding protein: MAKKAAAATVKKPLTKTQLLANIAESTGVAKKDVSAVMDALSAEIGKALGRSGAGAIAIPGIVKIEKKKVPARPAKKGVPNPFKPGELMDVPAKPASTKVKVRPLKNLKEMV, encoded by the coding sequence ATGGCAAAGAAAGCTGCAGCTGCAACCGTCAAGAAACCCCTCACCAAGACCCAACTGCTGGCTAACATCGCAGAGTCCACGGGCGTTGCGAAGAAGGACGTCAGTGCGGTCATGGACGCGCTGTCCGCCGAAATCGGCAAGGCTCTGGGTCGTAGCGGTGCTGGTGCGATCGCCATCCCTGGCATCGTGAAGATTGAAAAGAAGAAGGTTCCTGCTCGTCCAGCCAAGAAGGGCGTGCCGAACCCATTCAAGCCAGGCGAACTGATGGACGTTCCAGCCAAGCCAGCCTCGACGAAGGTCAAGGTTCGTCCTTTAAAGAACCTGAAGGAAATGGTCTAA
- a CDS encoding MotA/TolQ/ExbB proton channel family protein produces the protein MDISGLTNIFATSMYGALALVALWGIYCVTMVWARVAQKRFRSEAQQDAFLEAVEEPLERGDFEEASELCESDPRALPQLAYLAIENREIGYSQVKQLVVERFQRDVLADLDHRISWINTVIKGAPMVGLLGTVTGMMGAFAKLATADKVDAGAMANDISLALITTALGLVIAIPLTFALNSINIRIRKMEDLVAVGLTRFMGSLREAIATETMHELEEVGVISE, from the coding sequence ATGGACATTTCCGGACTTACAAACATTTTCGCCACGTCGATGTACGGGGCGTTGGCTCTTGTTGCACTCTGGGGCATCTATTGCGTGACCATGGTTTGGGCACGCGTCGCTCAGAAGCGGTTTCGTAGCGAAGCCCAGCAAGATGCTTTTCTGGAAGCGGTGGAAGAACCGCTGGAGCGTGGCGACTTCGAAGAAGCCTCGGAGCTTTGCGAGTCGGACCCGCGTGCCCTTCCCCAGTTGGCTTACCTGGCGATCGAGAACCGCGAGATCGGTTACTCGCAGGTCAAGCAGTTGGTGGTCGAACGCTTCCAACGCGATGTGCTGGCCGACCTCGACCATCGCATCAGTTGGATCAACACGGTCATCAAAGGTGCTCCGATGGTCGGTCTGCTCGGTACGGTGACCGGTATGATGGGGGCGTTCGCCAAGCTGGCCACTGCCGACAAAGTCGATGCCGGGGCGATGGCGAACGACATCAGTCTCGCGCTGATCACCACCGCCCTTGGTCTGGTGATCGCAATTCCTCTGACGTTCGCTTTGAACAGCATCAACATCCGCATTCGCAAGATGGAAGACCTGGTTGCTGTCGGTCTGACACGGTTCATGGGTTCGCTTCGTGAAGCAATCGCCACCGAAACGATGCACGAACTTGAAGAGGTCGGGGTCATCTCCGAGTAA
- a CDS encoding biopolymer transporter ExbD encodes MSNELVELEEGEIMPARRKPEEGDLDITPMIDITFLLLIFFIVTSNLQQQTAAQMPEAKNGTTVSSLDSAVITLTPSGSNGRATVYLGDGITAETMADGADLNRQEELIADYIERSFAGTIESGVPKRHLLIKADGKVTYGEVERIALAASRGGLVDTIERLYLGVQDK; translated from the coding sequence ATGTCGAACGAACTGGTCGAACTGGAAGAAGGCGAGATCATGCCGGCTCGCCGGAAGCCGGAAGAAGGCGATCTCGACATCACCCCGATGATCGATATCACGTTTCTTTTGCTGATCTTCTTCATCGTCACGTCGAACCTGCAGCAGCAAACGGCTGCTCAGATGCCTGAAGCGAAGAATGGGACGACGGTCTCGTCGCTCGACTCGGCGGTCATCACGTTGACGCCAAGCGGAAGCAATGGTCGCGCGACGGTTTACTTGGGGGATGGCATCACGGCCGAAACCATGGCCGACGGTGCCGACCTGAACCGGCAAGAAGAACTGATCGCCGACTACATCGAGCGATCGTTTGCCGGCACGATCGAAAGCGGCGTCCCCAAGCGGCACTTGCTGATCAAAGCGGATGGCAAGGTGACCTATGGCGAAGTCGAACGCATTGCGTTGGCCGCTTCGCGCGGAGGGCTGGTCGATACGATCGAACGCCTTTACCTGGGGGTTCAAGATAAGTAA
- a CDS encoding biopolymer transporter ExbD: protein MSNGVFRFRCPACGDLLSASVDMVGGTTYCSNCDTRLEVPKPARLSDEHNQEELMELTTEDVVVAPKPKPREMENVVAQEQPVVFKKERDGQDGELDLTPMVDVTFLLLIFFMVTASFQMQKSMEVPAPKDNAPSAAAQEQEDPEDDPDTITVRIDSFNTYFVSCAGWDQEREAPSEQEMYRQIREARASNPAQPPRTLLVIAHVEALHEKVVAALDAGADAGVDSIRLTSTEEDI, encoded by the coding sequence ATGAGCAATGGCGTCTTTCGATTTCGATGCCCAGCGTGCGGCGACTTGCTTTCGGCAAGCGTCGACATGGTGGGCGGCACGACGTATTGCTCGAATTGCGATACCCGTCTGGAAGTTCCCAAGCCTGCCCGGTTGAGTGACGAGCACAACCAGGAAGAGTTGATGGAACTGACCACCGAAGACGTGGTGGTGGCCCCCAAGCCGAAGCCACGCGAGATGGAAAATGTGGTTGCCCAGGAACAGCCGGTCGTCTTCAAGAAGGAACGCGATGGCCAGGATGGCGAGCTCGACCTGACGCCGATGGTCGACGTGACGTTCCTGCTGCTGATCTTCTTCATGGTGACCGCTTCGTTCCAGATGCAGAAGTCGATGGAAGTTCCGGCTCCCAAAGACAACGCTCCTAGCGCGGCTGCCCAAGAACAAGAAGATCCTGAAGACGATCCCGATACCATCACGGTGCGGATCGATTCCTTCAATACCTACTTCGTCAGTTGTGCGGGGTGGGATCAGGAACGCGAAGCACCGAGCGAGCAGGAAATGTATCGCCAGATTCGCGAAGCTCGCGCATCCAACCCAGCACAGCCACCGCGCACGCTGCTGGTTATCGCTCATGTCGAGGCTTTGCACGAAAAGGTCGTCGCCGCTCTCGATGCTGGTGCTGACGCCGGCGTCGACTCGATTCGGCTGACATCGACCGAGGAAGACATATGA